The proteins below come from a single Metarhizium brunneum chromosome 1, complete sequence genomic window:
- the CYB2_0 gene encoding Cytochrome b2, which yields MRIQAGVVSLLASSALAARPFLNEPDTGIEDILKCSSNGTLPDIKAIVGLPDFEYVARKYLPTRNFTYYRNGAAGEYSYRNNLEVYRRYRLRPRVLVDISNIESTLSTTILGHNFSAPFFISPCARADYAHAEAEINFVKGAAAGNILYMPALFAQRSIEDIAAAKKPGQVLFQQLYLESNETFNKDLFERTEKAGAKAIIFTVDSAADGNRHRAARFGVGSADSSYSAFSWTFYEQLRNQTKLPIILKGVMTVEDAQEAVKRKVPAIILSNHGGRQLDGSPSALEVALEIYEKDPELFKKIEVLADGGIRYGVDAIMLLSLGVKAVGLGRPFMYSNIYGQAGVEKVIQIMKHEIAIDAGNMGIADLKKVSPDFVEWKKPNGWAM from the exons ATGCGTATCCAAGCCGGAGTTGTATccctcttggcctcgagtgcccttgccgcccgGCCATTCCTCAACGAGCCAGACACTGGCATTGAAGATATACTGAAGTGCTCGTCCAACGGCACCCTGCCTGACATCAAGGCCATCGTCGGCCTGCCCGACTTTGAATACGTCGCCAGAAAGTACTTGCCCACCAGAAACTTCACCTACTACCGCAATGGCGCCGCCGGAGAGTACTCGTATCGCAACAACCTCGAGGTTTACCGCCGTTACCGTCTTCGCCCACGTGTGCTGGTAGATATTTCCAATATTGAGTCTACTCTTTC AACTACCATCCTGGGCCACAACTTTTCCGCGCCCTTCTTCATTAGCCCCTGCGCTCGAGCAGATTACGCACACGCCGAAGCTGAAATCAACTTTGTCAAGGGTGCTGCCGCCGGCAACATTCTTTACATG CCTGCATTGTTCGCACAGCGTTCGATTGAGGatattgctgctgccaagaaACCAGGCCAGGTCCTGTTCCAGCAG CTGTACCTGGAATCCAATGAAACCTTCAACAAGGATCTCTTCGAAAGGACCGAAAAGGCTGGTGCAAAGGCCATCATTTTCACAGTCGACTCTGCCGCAGACGGAAACCGACACCGCGCGGCAAGATTCGGAGTAGGCTCCGC AGACTCGTCGTATTCTGCCTTTAGC TGGACCTTTTACGAGCAGCTCAGAAACCAGACCAAGCTGCCCATCATTCTCAAGGGCGTCATGACCGTCGAAGACGCCCAGGAGGCCGTCAAGCGAAAGGTCCCGGCCATCATCCTGTCCAACCACGGCGGCCGACAGCTCGACGGGTCCCCGTCCGCCCTCGAGGTTGCGCTCGAGATTTACGAAAAGGACCCGGAGCTGTTCAAGAAGATCGAGGTGCTCGCCGACGGTGGCATCCGCTacggcgtcgacgccatCATGCTCCTGTCTCTTGGTGTCAAGGCCGTCGGCCTGGGTCGCCCGTTTATGTATTCCAACATTTACGGCCAGGCAGGTGTGGAGAAGGTCATCCAGATTATGAAGCACGAGATAGCTATTGACGCTGGAAACATGGGAATTGCCGACCTGAAGAAGGTCAGCCCGGATTTT GTCGAGTGGAAGAAGCCTAACGGATGGGCCATGTAA
- the Padi3_0 gene encoding Protein-arginine deiminase type-3 gives MHSLGKAVVTALGLAASSRALEAVILADTNRDGQLDVTSDAQGKQAWTEERGALFMANIADTDGRCAEKITDTTPFADLDKCNDASDNVLRNPKFLAPLQTLPNSGLTDAAQGRITVSGDLAKDKVRIFHKTGNDWAYVDDSRVFQAAELRAGLELGIDARDVRRPGGWDGRVRVHFNLTDNGESAADNVQLRVAPVLIHHHLQKLTQVYIASIKDHSQGTRQFIENVEKYASDAGAPVAKFDTGRDTWAQDVFEVGYTSIPGPDGPVVLRVLIRSSQTNQRDVSGRNVYKQLRSASVAAVQHLPPVVDGPLWGIDSLGNLETVPPHSHNGKHYPNGRAVMGSKLGTKPHMVAFLEAQEVQPPIEIDTDWLRVGHTDEFMQFLPANNERGWVMVVDDPKLALDLFKKAQQEGHGATQAMSRPHMLHDIEFLTFSTQFSYLPSDTIDGVLRRWKLEERNLLAAARIEANIEIMKRETGITDADIIRIPALYYVHGKGWDDNRRQWGKEKGHKRSEREGLMPAFGEEDGEARLDRRQAEKPENLLVAFHPAVINGVVFNNGQYLAPNPWGPVIDGSDILAAAANKEYAKYGFNITYIDDWFDHHANAGEVHCATNVARDASKKWW, from the coding sequence ATGCACTCCCTCGGCAAAGCGGTCGTCAcggcccttggccttgcggcCTCCAGCCGTGCCCTGGAAGCCGTCATTCTAGCAGACACAAACCGAGACGGACAGCTCGATGTCACGTCGGATGCTCAAGGAAAACAAGCCTGGACCGAGGAGCGCGGAGCACTATTCATGGCCAATATCGCGGATACAGATGGTCGATGTGCCGAGAAAATCACCGATACAACTCCGTTTGCCGATCTCGACAAGTGCAACGATGCTTCTGATAACGTTCTACGGAACCCCAAATTCTTGGCTCCTCTGCAAACACTCCCGAATTCTGGGCTGACCGACGCGGCCCAGGGTCGAATTACCGTTTCCGGTGACCTGGCCAAGGATAAAGTCCGAATTTTCCACAAGACCGGCAACGACTGGGCCTACGTCGATGATAGCCGAGTGTTCCAGGCTGCTGAGCTGCGTGCTGGCTTGGAGCTCGGCATTGACGCTCGGGATGTGCGCCGGCCCGGCGGATGGGATGGCAGGGTTAGAGTTCACTTCAACCTGACTGACAACGGCGAGTCCGCCGCCGACAATGTGCAGCTTCGCGTGGCTCCCGTCTTGATACACCACCACTTGCAAAAGTTGACACAGGTGTACATTGCTTCCATCAAGGACCACAGCCAGGGTACGAGGCAGTTCATCGAGAATGTGGAAAAGTACGCCAGTGACGCCGGTGCGCCCGTCGCCAAGTTCGACACGGGAAGAGATACCTGGGCGCAGGACGTGTTTGAGGTTGGGTACACGAGCATTCCCGGCCCAGACGGTCCCGTGGTCCTCCGCGTCCTCATCAGAAGCAGCCAAACAAATCAACGCGACGTGAGTGGCCGAAACGTTTACAAACAATTGCGATCTGCGTCCGTCGCCGCAGTCCAGCATCTCCCCCCCGTGGTCGACGGTCCCCTATGGGGCATCGACTCGCTGGGAAACCTCGAGACTGTCCCTCCTCACAGCCACAATGGGAAACACTATCCGAATGGACGGGCCGTCATGGGCAGCAAGCTCGGCACGAAGCCGCACATGGTTGCGTTTCTCGAGGCCCAAGAGGTCCAGCCTCCGATCGAAATCGACACCGACTGGCTACGAGTCGGCCACACGGACGAGTTCATGCAGTTCCTGCCGGCGAACAATGAACGCGGCTGGGTCATGGTTGTCGACGACCCCAAGCTTGCTCTGGACCTCTTcaaaaaggcccaacaggAGGGCCACGGCGCGACGCAAGCCATGTCTCGTCCTCACATGCTCCACGATATTGAATTTTTGACGTTTAGCACCCAATTCTCGTATCTGCCCTCTGATACCATTGACGGTGTGCTTCGGCGTTGGAAGCTTGAGGAGAGGAACCTGCTTGCCGCTGCGAGAATCgaggccaacattgaaatcatGAAGAGGGAGACGGGCATCACGGACGCCGACATTATTCGCATCCCCGCACTGTACTACGTGCATGGAAAGGGATGGGACGACAATAGACGCCAGTGGGGGAAGGAGAAGGGGCACAAGAGGAGCGAGCGCGAGGGTCTCATGCCCGCGTTTGGGGAGGAAGACGGGGAGGCTCGGCTGGACCGCCGCCAGGCCGAGAAGCCCGAGAACCTGCTCGTTGCCTTTCATCCTGCCGTTATCAACGGCGTCGTGTTCAATAACGGCCAGTACTTGGCGCCTAATCCGTGGGGGCCGGTCATTGACGGATCCGATATccttgcggcggcggcgaatAAGGAGTATGCCAAGTATGGCTTCAATATTACGTATATTGATGATTGGTTTGACCACCACGCCAACGCTGGCGAGGTTCACTGCGCCACCAATGTTGCTCGTGACGCTTCCAAAAAGTGGTGGTAG
- the COX23 gene encoding Cytochrome c oxidase-assembly factor COX23 produces MSDSAPPASEKDPWNIKSKEKFETKSKSEFYDPCQEAAQRSYKCLYRNGGDKSMCGEYFQAYRDCKAAWTERRKKERGGIFG; encoded by the exons ATGTCAGACTCAGCACCCCCGGCGTCCGAAAAGGACCCGTGGAACATCAAGAGCAAAGAGAAATTCGAGAC GAAATCCAAGTCCGAGTTCTACGATCCGTGCCAAGAGGCAGCGCAGCGAAGTTATAAATGTTTATATCGGAACGGGGGGGATAAATCTATGTGCGGAGAGTATTTTCA GGCGTATCGGGACTGCAAGGCTGCCTGG ACCGAGAGGCGAAAGAAGGAACGCGGGGGCATCTTTGGATGA
- the CDC43 gene encoding Geranylgeranyl transferase type-1 subunit beta, whose translation MASLDKPRHVKYWQRCFTSYLPSAYTTNDSTRLTFAFFIVSALDLLSVPFTSKERSSIRSWVLSLQHPDGGFCGSPTHVMSGQDATKGSANLATTFFALLLLGVAAGTDDEARAAFTGVQRRKLLRWVTKLQRPDGSFGQVLWEGEAVGGRDTRHSYLASAIRWMLRGEGDEEDIDVERMVDHIRHTQTYDGGAAELSQHESHAGYAYCAIAALYMLDRPASSTAPHKSEAVGKGVPDRDALIHFLVHRQFNYLVEQEQDESDEGDANYVQAKLGDLSLSHHCAHVGYNGRWNKKADTCYCWWVAGTLAMVDSFHAVNIPPSRQYLLDVTQHRIGGFSKHAGGPPDLYHSYLGLAALALMGDTDLKEFDVGLCCSKETVRKIELARAGLFGNRKGDFDGDGFWESIKKAD comes from the exons ATGGCGTCTCTCGACAAGCCACGGCATGTCAAGTACTGGCAACGCTGCTTCACCAGCTATCTCCCTTCGGCATACACAACCAACGACTCCACCCGCCTTACATTCGCATTCTTCATTGTCTCGGCCCTCGATTTGCTTTCTGTGCCATTCACCTCGAAGGAGCGCTCATCCATTCGTTCCTGGGTGCTGAGCCTGCAGCATCCCGACGGCGGTTTCTGCGGCAGCCCAACCCATGTCATGTCAGGGCAAGATGCGACAAAGGGGTCAGCAAACCTGGCTACAACTTTCTTCGCCCTACTCTTGTTAGGCGTTGCCGCCGGaacagacgacgaggcaagAGCGGCTTTTACAGGCGTACAGCGGCGCAAACTTCTCCGGTGGGTGACGAAATTGCAGAGACCGGACGGGAGTTTTGGCCAGGTATTGTGGGAGGGAGAGGCTGTGGGAGGGAGAGATACCCGTCATAGCTACCTGGCGAGTGCAATTAGGTGGATGCTCCGTGGGGAAGGGGATGAGGAGGATATTGACGTTGAGAGGATGGTTGATCACATACGACATACGCAG ACGTACGATGGTGGCGCGGCAGAGTTATCGCAACACGAGTCTCACG CCGGCTATGCCTACTGCGCGATCGCAGCATTATACATGCTCGATCGCCccgcatcatcaacagcGCCACATAAAAGCGAAGCCGTCGGCAAAGGGGTACCAGATCGCGATGCGTTGATTCACTTTCTTGTTCACAGACAGTTCAACTACCTCGTTGAGCAAGAGCAAGATGAGTCTGACGAGGGAGATGCGAATTACGTGCAGGCCAAACTTGGCGATCTGAGCTTGTCACATCACTGCGCCCACGTGGGATATAATGGGCGGTGGAATAAAAAGGCGGATACTTGCTATTGTTGGTGGGTTGCCGGGACCCTTGCG ATGGTGGACAGTTTTCACGCCGTCAACATCCCCCCTTCTAGGCAGTACCTTTTGGATGTCACACAACATCGAATAGGCGGCTTTTCGAAACATGCCGGCGGGCCGCCTGATTTGTATCATTCGTATCTGGGATTagcggcgctggcgctgaTGGGTGACACTGACTTGAAGGAGTTTGATGTCGGGCTGTGTTGCAGCAAGGAGACGGTGCGGAAGATTGAGTTGGCAAGGGCTGGCTTATTCGGGAACAGGAAGGGTGACTTTGACGGCGATGGATTTTGGGAGAGTATTAAAAAGGCGGATTAA
- the SWR1 gene encoding Helicase, whose protein sequence is MPETASPDNDVSIADPQAHETGTDANNLHEGDVITAGLKAKDVSHEAGTNVLANTDAPAYTNGHPPRHVNGNGGHDEEDSRPAKRRRTHNSTPPPTPSSAKKLKPISPPWKRISAEGPTSFTENGRRKSGRINTLPLELQPQGKKRLTRQSLGSKVGSQKKLLGMPKSTSRKPEAPPSRISSRSLRRRSPSPPAHPTRQSTRTRRAFRAANASDAQDELSTPTHDPTYQFHDGDGRSPRIKLRVGRSGFIPLVHADQVRKRPKVGTSFEDFWARAGTIPVEDGGLFASEDGPIYTDEAAMKDAFSMTRIEQEVQPGGILSLGRCSAFIPEEEEEPSRQYARQDHLIKAMANFRKLLLLEQQRHRAIAKKLAEACRDAWVDRQPKSAEQLEAEARQKWIGHYRYVIRAMLGTWENVRAQVNRRRLEQWEAEEQKRVKAALNEAVNLSEQKLQARRGLDSEQVSGDDDGFDDLSDDLSTMDDDDIDESNMASGDSDGDDEDGLDSDNMSTSEEEEEGVDGGIKDTGDEGLTQEELRAKYANLPDLKESDKQSSIDATASDALADTDVGGETSDESVDMDDDLGSSDVGSDDDDNDGDEDESDEEEGDEDAGGLLGLLFGKSELKQMKQDATEQRDDGTDLTVASPELGRDATEGDDPTLKQQVDEIASLVSLPSADYQPFTSAHDHPVVSLVEDSANAENSKAASQDQEGSKIEPSDRNTTEMVPPLQEMQAGSPNEDVTMADAHDEDAVQPQVSTQAADLGKPSSPETEPVTNPTSPRRSQSPPTSDTKPSEVEASSAELAVAKPSGSRSVTPHTPSTHKSDIPFLLRGTLREYQHDGLDWLAGLYANNTNGILADEMGLGKTIQTIALLAHLACYHEVWGPHLVIVPTSVMLNWEMEFKKWCPGFKILAYYGSQDERKRKRQGWNNDDVWNVCITSYQLVLQDQQVFKRRRWHYLVLDEAHNIKNFKSQRWQTLLGFNTQARLLLTGTPLQNNLTELWSLLFFLMPAENGVGGFADLQEFQDWFHKPESQILESGRDQMDEEARAIISKLHKVLRPYLLRRLKADVEKQMPAKYEHVEFCRLSKRQRELYDGFLSRSDTKETLSSGNYLSIINCLMQLRKVCNHPDLFIDRPIMTSFRMSKSVPAEYTFTERKVRSLLADAPMNTVNLGFLNLVPTQHEKLSSVNADRIAQLSSHRALMDLREAQKVRAQAAHTIIDPSTVGSSISYLESGARWGRFEELQHCVYLNALRRQQRPVYGKNVVDLVSINAYKRPCRPKPKIPQKIMSWFEGDLAFVRALTPTLDQRAETLKSTISKFSCVTPPVVTRDLEQVLLGPKAVQAFTDEDLRLSAPVRWAPFLPKQAPRDPWHESRMRHSIQFPDKRLLQYDCGKLQVLDKLLRKLQAGGHRALIFTQMTKVLDILEQFLNIHGHKYLRLDGATKVEQRQILTDRFNNDPRILCFILSTRSGGLGINLTGADTVIFYDQDWNPAMDKQCQDRCHRIGQTRDVHIYRLVSEHTIEANILRKASQKQMLDDVVIQEGEFTTDYFNKISVREVLEDKVDFTSEGVAAADAALERVLGGPDTSRDQRTVGRALEQAEDREDVAAARVAEREIQADDADFTEKTNGTASGTSTTRQGTPAGKSVMDSGLDLEEMTPIGEGEIEYNAYGESMGNIDQYMLKVMTEELKHTKLELPKGMKKNKKKGRDTRKR, encoded by the exons ATGCCCGAGACCGCGTCTCCCGACAACGACGTGTCCATCGCGGATCCCCAAGCCCACGAAACAGGTACCGACGCCAACAACTTGCACGAGGGCGACGTGATAACGGCCGGTCTCAAGGCGAAAGATGTTTCTCATGAAGCCGGCACGAATGTGCTGGCGAACACGGACGCGCCGGCGTACACAAATGGCCACCCCCCGCGGCATGTTAATGGCAATGGAGGGCACGATGAAGAGGACAGCCGACCAGCGAAAAGACGACGAACTCATAACAGTACCCCTCCGCCAACACCGTCATCggcaaagaagctcaagccCATATCACCCCCATGGAAGAGGATTAGTGCCGAAGGGCCTACTAGTTTCACCGAGAACGGTCGTCGCAAGTCAGGTCGAATCAATACCCTGCCGCTGGAACTTCAACCGCAAGGCAAGAAGAGATTGACTAGACAATCGTTAGGGTCAAAGG TGGGCTCGCAGAAGAAACTCCTAGGGATGCCCAAATCGACATCTCGAAAGCCCGAGGCACCACCTTCCAGAATCTCCTCTCGATCTCTTCGGCGTCGCTCACCGTCTCCACCAGCCCATCCTACCAGACAATCTACGAGAACTCGACGGGCCTTCCGTGCTGCTAATGCTTCCGATGCCCAAGACGAACTCTCTACTCCAACTCATGACCCAACCTACCAATTCCACGATGGTGACGGACGATCTCCCCGGATAAAGTTGCGAGTCGGTCGCTCCGGTTTCATACCGCTGGTTCACGCAGACCAAGTCCGCAAGCGACCCAAAGTTGGCACCAGCTTCGAAGATTTTTGGGCACGGGCTGGAACAATTCCAGTAGAGGATGGAGGGCTCTTTGCGTCTGAAGATGGACCAATCTATACTGATGAAGCCGCCATGAAAGACGCTTTTTCGATGACGCGAATTGAGCAAGAAGTTCAGCCTGGCGGCATCCTCTCACTCGGTCGCTGTTCAGCCTTTATTcccgaagaggaagaggaaccTAGTAGACAATACGCTCGCCAAGATCATCTTATCAAAGCTATGGCGAATTTCCGTAAGCTACTGCTTCTAGAACAACAAAGACACCGCGCTATAGCAAAGAAACTTGCAGAAGCGTGCCGTGACGCGTGGGTAGATAGGCAACCCAAGTCAGCAGAACAACTTGAAGCGGAGGCACGACAAAAATGGATTGGGCACTATCGATATGTCATCCGCGCCATGTTAGGTACTTGGGAGAATGTCCGCGCTCAAGTTAACCGCCGACGCCTCGAGCAatgggaggcggaggagcAGAAACGTGTCAAAGCCGCTCTCAATGAGGCAGTGAACCTCTCAGAACAAAAACTGCAGGCACGTCGTGGGTTGGACTCCGAACAAGTGTCcggtgatgacgatggtttCGATGACCTCAGCGACGATCTTAGCACcatggacgatgatgacatcGATGAATCGAATATGGCATCTGGCGAtagtgatggtgatgatgaggacggTCTTGATAGCGATAATATGTCAACAtccgaggaagaggaagaaggcgttgATGGGGGAATAAAGGATACCGGAGATGAAGGTCTCACGCAGGAGGAGCTAAGGGCAAAGTACGCCAATCTTCCCGATCTCAAGGAGTCAGACAAGCAGTCAAGCATTGATGCCACAGCAAGCGATGCCTTGGCTGACACggacgtcggcggcgagacTAGCGACGAGTCAGTTGACATGGATGATGATTTGGGCTCTAGCGACGTGGGcagtgacgatgatgacaatgatggcgatgaggatgaaagcgacgaggaagaaggcgacgAGGATGCGGGCGGTTTGCTTGGCCTCTTGTTTGGCAAATCAGAACTCAAGCAGATGAAGCAAGACGCTACAGAGCAAAGGGACGATGGCACTGATCTCACCGTGGCTTCTCCTGAGCTTGGTCGCGATGCGACAGAAGGCGATGATCCGACGTTGAAACAGCAAGTTGACGAGATTGCATCCCTAGTTTCTCTGCCGAGCGCAGATTATCAGCCATTCACTAGTGCTCACGATCACCCAGTGGTATCTTTGGTGGAGGATTCTGCGAATGCTGAAAATTCCAAAGCCGCGAGCCAGGACCAGGAGGGTTCAAAAATTGAACCTTCTGATCGCAACACAACTGAGATGGTCCCTCCACTTCAAGAGATGCAGGCTGGATCACCAAATGAAGATGTGACAATGGCAGATGCTCATGACGAGGATGCTGTCCAGCCACAGGTTTCCACGCAGGCCGCAGACTTGGGTAAACCCTCAAGCCCAGAAACAGAACCAGTTACTAATCCCACGAGCCCTCGACGTAGCCAGTCGCCACCAACGTCGGACACAAAACCCTCTGAAGTCGAGGCTTCGTCAGCTGAACTTGCTGTCGCAAAACCTTCAGGGAGTCGATCGGTAACCCCTCACACTCCTTCCACTCACAAGTCCGACATTCCATTTCTCCTTCGCGGAACTCTTCGTGAATACCAACACGACGGTCTGGACTGGCTCGCTGGCCTTTACGCAAATAATACCAACGGCATCCTCGCAGACGAAATGGGTCTAGGCAAAACTATCCAAACTATTGCACTTTTAGCACATTTGGCCTGTTACCACGAAGTCTGGGGTCCCCACCTGGTAATCGTGCCCACCAGTGTCATGCTGAACTGGGAGATGGAATTCAAGAAATGGTGTCCTGGATTCAAAATCTTGGCTTACTATGGATCCCAGGACGAACGGAAGCGAAAGCGCCAAGGGTGGAATAATGATGATGTTTGGAACGTCTGTATCACATCATATCAGCTGGTACTCCAGGATCAGCAAGTATTCAAACGTCGAAGATGGCACTACTTGGTCCTAGACGAAGCTCACAATATCAAGAACTTCAAATCCCAAAGATGGCAGACATTGCTCGGCTTCAATACCCAGGCTCGTCTTCTACTAACAGGTACGCCTTTACAAAACAACCTTACAGAATTGTGGTCacttctcttcttcctcatgCCTGCCGAAAACGGAGTGGGTGGCTTTGCAGACCTGCAAGAATTTCAGGATTGGTTCCACAAACCCGAATCCCAAATTTTAGAAAGCGGCAGAGACCAAATGGATGAAGAGGCGAGAGCAATCATTTCCAAACTTCACAAAGTTCTTCGCCCGTACTTGCTGCGCCGTCTCAAAGCAGATGTTGAGAAGCAGATGCCAGCCAAATATGAGCACGTTGAGTTTTGTCGCCTATCAAAACGGCAGCGTGAGCTTTATGACGGGTTTCTTTCGAGATCGGATACCAAAGAGACTTTGTCATCTGGCAACTATTTGTCTATCATCAACTGTCTGATGCAGCTACGCAAGGTTTGCAACCACCCAGATTTGTTTATCGACCGGCCAATCATGACCTCTTTCCGCATGTCTAAATCGGTACCGGCCGAATACACCTTTACGGAGCGCAAGGTTCGATCACTTCTGGCGGATGCGCCAATGAACACAGTCAATTTAGGATTCTTGAATCTCGTACCTACCCAACACGAGAAATTAAGCAGCGTCAATGCGGATCGAATCGCTCAGCTTAGTTCTCATCGAGCACTGATGGACTTGCGTGAGGCACAAAAAGTCAGGGCTCAGGCCGCACATACAATTATTGATCCCTCCACGGTAGGATCCAGCATTTCGTATCTGGAGAGCGGAGCAAGATGGGGTCGGTTCGAAGAACTTCAACATTGCGTGTACCTCAATGCGCTCCGCCGGCAGCAACGACCAGTTTATGGCAAGAATGTCGTTGATCTCGTGTCGATCAATGCGTACAAGCGCCCTTGTcggcccaagcccaagatCCCTCAAAAGATCATGTCCTGGTTCGAGGGTGACCTCGCCTTCGTCCGTGCCTTGACGCCGACCCTTGATCAACGTGCCGAGACTCTAAAATCTACAATTTCCAAGTTCTCGTGCGTTACACCACCCGTTGTGACCCGAGATCTGGAGCAGGTACTGTTAGGCCCCAAAGCAGTCCAAGCTTTCACGGATGAAGATCTCAGACTCTCGGCTCCTGTGCGATGGGCGCCTTTTCTACCCAAGCAAGCTCCACGTGACCCTTGGCATGAATCTCGTATGAGACACAGCATTCAGTTTCCGGACAAGCGACTCCTCCAATACGACTGTGGCAAGCTGCAAGTCTTGGATAAATTACTTCGAAAACTGCAAGCTGGTGGCCACCGAGCGTTGATATTCACACAAATGACCAAAGTCCTGGATATCTTGGAGCAGTTCCTCAATATTCACGGCCACAAGTACCTTCGTCTCGATGGCGCAACCAAGGTAGAGCAGCGGCAAATCTTGACAGACCGATTCAACAATGACCCTCGCATTTTGTGCTTTATCTTGTCGACAAGATCAGGCGGTCTGGGTATCAATTTAACGGGTGCCGACACCGTCATCTTTTATGACCAAGACTGGAATCCAGCTATGGATAAGCAGTGTCAGGATCGATGCCATCGCATCGGCCAGACACGAGATGTACACATTTATCGGCTTGTCAGTGAGCACACAATTGAAGCAAACATTTTACGAAAGGCTTCACAGAAGCAGATGCTGGACGACGTGGTGATCCAAGAGGGAGAATTCACTACAGACTATTTCAACAAGATTTCTGTCCGAGAAGTGTTGGAGGACAAGGTAGACTTTACCAGTGAAGGCGTCGCCGCTGCAGATGCCGCGCTGGAGAGGGTCCTAGGCGGTCCTGATACAAGCAGAGACCAGAGAACTGTTGGTAGAGCGCTTGAGCAAGCTGAAGATAGAGAAGATGTTGCAGCGGCGCGAGTGGCCGAAAGAGAGATTCaggccgacgatgccgactTTACCGAGAAGACCAACGGTACGGCCTCGGGTACATCAACGACACGACAAGGCACACCGGCTGGAAAATCCGTGATGGACAGCGGCTTGGACCTGGAGGAAATGACACCTATTGGTGAAGGCGAAATCGAGTACAACGCGTACGGTGAAAGTATGGGCAATATCGATCAATATATGCTCAAGGTCATGACGGAGGAGCTGAAACATACGAAGCTAGAGCTGCCAAAGGGCAtgaaaaagaacaaaaagaagGGCCGAGACACGAGGAAGCGCTGA